The window GGATGAGGTTACGGGCCCCGCTATCAGGAGCTCGCCCGGACGGTGAAGGATGAGTTTCCTGAGGCGGATGTGTCTGGCTTCGTGGGAAGAAGAAGTAAAGACATGATGTGCTTAATTGTGATGAATTTGGAGACGGAAagggtgttgttttaatgtgcatgtttgtgtttggtGTCACAGGCAGCTTTGAGATCGAAATCAACGGTCAGCTGGTCTTCTCCAAGCTCGAGACGGGCGGCTTCCCCTATGAGGATGATGTAAGTGCAAATGTGGAGTTGCAAAACAGATTAGACCCAGTGAGGAGTTACCAAACTGATCTCCGCTTTATATCTCACCTGTTTCTGCAAATCTGCCTCTGAAAGCtccaggaaaaaataaaaatatatacattttatcttAAGCTTTGCATCAGTGTTAATTTTGTAGACttaaaaaatgtcagttttgtttatgaaaatgtcagaaatgAGTAAATGTATAATTAAAACTGGCTGTGGAACTGTACATTCAAGTTCTGCTGTTCAAGCCCAGTGCTCCAAACCAGACCAGAAATgcaatacagttttttttttttcatgtaaattcaaatcatttttagttttatagcacattcaaaacaaccaaacaagTTGTGCTTTACAACAAGAAATTATGTGGACTAgttaagcaataaaacaaatgtataatataaaaaaacaaatctgatgtgTGTGCGcatatagttatttattttattttttattaaaattgattTCCAAGATGATTGTGGGTTGACTACAGCTATTTGGAGTGGATTACCTAAATTTGCATTCTTTTCTAAAACTagaaaagcaaaacaactaaaagtaaaaatttcTCGAAAGTCCAAGTCTacaacaaaatttaaaatgtcatgtcaTAATTGACACTGTTTGACATATTTGTCACTTTAGTTTCAAGTTTGTTTAACAGGGAGAACGAGTGTGTATCCACAATAGATTAAAAGGATTAACTAGTCATGTTTGGGTTTGCAATTTGGACACATGAAGGCTACACCTAGAGTCACTCCCAAACACTTCAGCTACTGAGACTGTTGCGTGGGATGACACTGCACATTTCAGAAACCTGATCTTTGTTTGTCTTGCCTTTTTAGGTTTGGTACAGAACCCACATCAATATCACTTCCACATACACATAATATTGCCCTGTGGTAACCCATGAAACTCATTAGACTATGTCTCTTTAACCAGAAATGCAttattagttttagttttttggatGGATAATCTAATGGCCTCCATATGTTACACTTTCAGACTTCATTCTGGGCACTCGATTAAGGAAGCATGCACCAGACCGCATTTTTGCATGATCTGGGTGTAGTGCGTGAACATTCAGGAAGAGGCATGACACTCCTTTTCATACCACAGTGATGATGAACAACATGCATACTTGTACCATGCATATTACTTTTACCAATGCGAGTTTAAACAATGTGATGTTTAGTAGCTTACATTTGTCAAACTATTCAAGAAAGTTCAGtatttcctgtttatttaaTCGTGTCAGTAGCACAAAACCTGACCTGGCTCTCAGCAGACTGTAGCGCTCTGAATAGAGTTTACCCATCAATTTTGGATGGCTCTTGCTGAAAGCCATTGGACCAAACGATTAGAGCATTCAGAGATTTGACGCTGATTGGTGGaaacatcacaacagcagaaaaagtCAACTTGAATTTACATCTAGTTCAGAGAGGGACACAGGCGTCTTACCTGTCCACAAATGCTTATAGTATTTtcgctaaaataggctgaagtatgtcTGTCAGTGTCGCCTTTGTCACAGTGtggctctgtgattggtcagtcacATGCGCTTCAACTGGATCtgaacaagatggattctcaaaACATCGTGCAAATTAATCTTTCTGGGAAGGCTGAACAATACCAGTTTTGGCATCTGtcaatagatgttttttttttttaaattggggACAACTCTAGCCAAGTGTTGAATAAACCCTGCCTTTTTGTTGTAGATCATGGATCAAATCCGAAACGCAGCTTctggaaaaaatgtaaaaaagatcACCAAAAGCCGCCCTCCATGTGTCATCATGTAAGCACCCATCCGTGAGCGGCAGGGCATCGACGGGCAGCGTCTCCACCAAATCCGCTTTGCAACGCACCTCCTGACATGATCCTGACATCTACAGAGGCTCCAACTCCCAACACCATCTGGACTTTTGCCTATATTGGAGGATCAGCCTTTTCTAATACTAAACCTtgctctctggctcctctcccAGTCAACATCTCGGGACTCTAGGCTGTTAATGATTATAGTAGCTCCAAATAACAGGGTTACTGTATGATGAGTCCAACCTCGAGTCCCTCCTGATGTGAATGaagaaaaggagaagagagcagaCATGCCCTGACGCCTCACTGTTTGTTTCTTTCGCCTAAAACAAATTTTTGTATCGTTTTATCAGATTGTGGTTAGGATTTTATATAAAGGTAATGCAACATGATGGTATGTCTGAAAAGACGTGCTCTGTACCTCAGTCTCTCCTACCACTCAAGGCATttctgcatttacattttgcatttgAAAAAATCCAGGAAACATTGATGTTTGGTTTTGTGTcgcagattattattattttaactctTCAGGTATGACTGCCACTGTAAAATCAGGTCACACATACTGTAATCTCTTGtgattgtttaaataaatgccaTAAATCTTAATGTAAtggctttgtttttttattccagCCATAAACTGTCCACCTGTTTACTGTAAGAGAGTTTAATATAGATCCTCCTCTGGGACTGTGTCTATGCAACTGCTACTGATGCACCAATAGTTACACAAGGTGGCACTACATACTACAGAGCAAAGactttccccccccccccccccccccctccacctACTGATAACACCCTCACTAGAAACAAGGGATTAAAGTAGGGGTGGGTagtttttgacacacgggctaCAATggtttctaaaatttgacagaggccTTGCCaggatatatgtatatatatattacattagagatttggcctgtaacatgtagcaaattGAATATACAAGACTCATTGTACAAAGCAGAAAAACGCTGAACAAGGTTTACTCttacttattttaatataatttggtcatgttcggtgggctggattaataagcccaaagggctgtAGTTTACCCATGTCTGGTTTAAAGACTCGTGTAACTTTTCAAAGGGTCACCTGGAGATATTTTGTTTAGCCTTGTatgtttcaaggtattttagcaAATAAACACAACTGATTTAACCAGGTATACAAGTTGCACTcgtttaatgtggaacattccaggcaaaacattaacaaaACCTAACTTATCAAATGTGTTGggtgtttttttagtttatttatttattttgtattgcatTGTTGTAAACTTGAAACAATTGAACTGTTGTAATactcatatttgtgtttttttttttaaatctatatatctGAAACTTTAAAATTAGTCTTTCTTCTATATCCATTCCAAAAGTTTAattttgtctctcctcttcatgAGTTTGTGAGAGATTAAGACTAAAGCGTAGTGTAAATGTACTGGGAGGGTCCTCTATTATAAGCACACACATATGGACACAGCAGATAGTCACTACAGTCTCTGATAACGGCACTTACTCTGAAATTCATTCTCTTTAAGTTGAGCTCAGAGTCTTTGAATTCTGTAGGATTTTCAGATGAGTTGTGCCACTTGATTTCCAAGACCTGGCACTCAACCGATTTTATAAATGATAGTCATTCCACAGACAAACATGATGAAACTGAAGCAGAATTGTTCTGTGTAGACGTCTTGACTGGTTCCTCACAGTACAGAGGTGACATGGCTCAGTCCTGACCCTGATCCTGACTCGGACTCTGACCTTGACCCTGTCCCACACTGGAGGCCCTGCTTTTGTATAGCAGACCTGCAAGAAAGGCTTACATTTGTTGAACTATTTGTAATTTTAGCTATAGGCGAGGCCTCCATACCCCTCCACACTCCCTAAGACAAGGAAATCCCAAGGACGTAAACAAGGTGACGTGTTTAGATATTTTCCATATGATATGGTGAATGGAAAACTGCCCCCTGCAGTGGCCCTCATAGAGTCTGAGCTGTGACTTTGGGCCTGAGGAGGGCGGAGCGGCCCATTGGGCTGGGATATCCCTGTGTCCAGGTGCCTCTCTCTGATAGAGCTGTTTGTCGGTCGCTCGccccttatctctctctcccctcactcgtTACTAAGCGACACCAGGTTCGGGGTCCCGGGGCGACGTAGTTAGATTTGGGTGTTCCCGCTCTTTTGCTAGTGTCAGTCGTTTTGTGCTGAAGAGGAGCGTTTGTCTCTGAGGCTCACAGAGCAGAAGGAGCTGTTCAGGTGCTGCAGACCAGGAGCACCTGTGCACAGGTAAGGGGCGTGGCTTCTTTCACTTCTATAGGTCAATCTGACCGGTGGGCCCGAGGGTGCAGAGGTCAGGCTGCAAAGAGTTAACTGTGGTCTTGGATTTGTTTGAGAAAAAAGGCGGAAGATGGTGATAAGATAACAAAATactaattgtaaataaaaaaacataattttcacTAAAATCAAGTTCAAAATCAGTTATTCATGTGAAGCAGATTTACTTAAAAGTTTATTCatcatattttaatgtaaatgtttatgttttgtatttatgttaatATTGAATTATAATTATTAGATCATgtgaacatatttacatttcagTTTCTTCAATTCAATCAAACATCAAAGtaccatttattttcattttgaatgttttatattccacatatatcACATATTCACATTTCTCATTTGTGTCTTGATGCACAGCCTCAGATGTGATTCAAGATATAAGTTCTTGTCTTATATTTTCATGTGGTtacttgattattattattattattattattattattattattattattattattattattattattattattattattattattattattattattattattttgaacattatttTGAACATTACATTTAACTGGTTGTGTTTAGGACACAAAAGTTGCTTCTTATCTGGTGCAGCAGACAGAGCAGCTCTGGCCTCAGTGATCAGTCTCACAGTGTGATAACTGCAGTTTGAACACATCTGTGGACACACTGTACATTTCACTTCTGTCTTTGtctcattcatgttttgtttgtccctttgtttgttttgaggtGTTTCAGTTAAATACCTGAGGGTCGGCCGACAACACTAGACGATGGATTATAATTATAACATTGAAGAGGTtggttacatttttctttctctgtttttaatataaattttaaattcaattaaaCGTATCAGATCATATCGATGCTTGTGTTTCAGGGGAGTGACTCGTATGAAGACACAGACTTTACTCTGCCCTCCCCTCTGCAAATGTGAGCagtttttgttcatttccatctaatttcattcatatttcaaataccgatcattttgaataaatagGCCAGTTTTGAGCTAATTGTAGGTCAAGTCTATTTTTGGGAAACATGTCGAAGTACTTGATACTTCagacaggaaaaaaaagaaaaaaaagactgatACTGATAAGAACTGCAGTCATTTAATACAAATTACCACAACGCCCTCTAGTGGTGGAAGAGCAAAATGAAGATTACAGTGGCCTAATGTGTCTGAGTGAGGCAGTGGGGAAGAAGTACtcatttttgttacttaaataaaagtacagatactggagcaaaacaaaaaaattaataaaacaagtacaagtaacacatgaaaaaatctacttaagtgaaagtattaaagtacttaagTACTTACTTACatgtacttaaagagaaaaaagttaaaGCATTTTGCGTATactttgaggtcttataaggcctcaaatgtattttttgttcaacagaaactcagccttttcagcaggtctcaaataataataattaattaaaaatatttttacttttcagtccagttcaaaaatatcatgaagtaaaaagtacagatactgctctcaagtgtagtgaagtaaaagcaaaatgtgtccactgtaaaatgtacttaagtaaagtatagatacctaaacCGTTTACTTAAGACTAGTACTTTACCTCTTGTACTTTGacacattccaccactgatttgAAGCAGGGGTGTAGTGCCAAATTCTGGGGCCTAGGTAAAAATCATTTTGGGGGGCCCACAATACATATTGTCTTATGAATAATGTAAATTACAAACTTTGTGAAGGGCCCCTCCgtgcactgggccctgggtaaacaatactttttactttttaatgcagtgttgtatttgaattaattaaacACAGATAAAACTGATTTTAAAAAGACCCACTGCTACATTCTTCGCTATAGTATATAGTTCTCTATTGTCGTAAATTATCTTTCCAAAAAACATTACGCTAACATTTGCTAATCttgatatgtttgtttttaagaacCAAACAACAATGCGCTAACGCTCGCTAAGCTTGTCTTTCCCTATAACAAC of the Periophthalmus magnuspinnatus isolate fPerMag1 chromosome 8, fPerMag1.2.pri, whole genome shotgun sequence genome contains:
- the LOC117374891 gene encoding migration and invasion enhancer 1-like; this translates as MGFTVRVEYCGGUGYGPRYQELARTVKDEFPEADVSGFVGRRSSFEIEINGQLVFSKLETGGFPYEDDIMDQIRNAASGKNVKKITKSRPPCVIM